One Rickettsia akari str. Hartford genomic window, AAATGGTAGGAGCAGTACCTGAAGACGTGCTTGCTAAAATCGTTAATAGTATCCCCAAAAAAAGACTAGGACAGCCTGAAGAAATAGCTAGAGCCGTAGCATTTTTAGTTGATGAAAATGCCGGCTTTATAACAGGCGAGACTATTTCCATCAATGGCGGCCATAATATGATTTAAACAATTAACTAACTACTATAGAAGAGAGGAAATCATGGGATGATATAAAGAAAACTACTCCAGGTAATGTAGAATATGATTTATGGCAAATAGAAAAGCAATTAGCTGAATCTGAAATAATAACCGAGAAAGTAAAAACCGGACAATTAACAAGTATAAATATACATTACTTTTTATTTGATTTCTTAAAATCATATTTTTCGATGATTTCTTTATCAGGCATCAGAAGAGGAATTAAAGCTTTTTTTAATAAAGAATATTCTGAAGATACACTTACGATAGAAGAGCAAAGCTGCTTCTTCTTATTCTTGGCATATAAAATATTTAGATACTGCAATGAGGCATGCCTCAAATATTTTGGTGATAATGATAAATATAGAGAGCTGATAAAACAAGTTCTCAAGGATTATCATCATTTATTTTTGAGAGAAGAGGCAATGAATGTTTGTATTAAAAATGGAACTGATAGAAACAAAGCGTTAGATGCAATAGAGTTAGAGTCATCTGATAAATTTTTTGTAGATTGCTTTCAAAAAGTATTTCCTAATTTAAATCTAATTAAAGTTATGGTAAAACTTAAACCTAAACCGCAATTTAAACATGGGGCTGTGTTTAAATCTGACGCAATAGATGTATTATTTCTAGATATAGATGAAAATGGTGTTATAACGATAGTAGGTGATATTAAACAATAAATTTATTTAAAAAATGACTAGCATATACCACATTCTTGACCGTGTTCCTGCTATTTATAAGCAGGATATAGAAATAGAGTATGAGAATTTAGCGATGCAGTTAATCAAATCCGGTAAATTACGGATAGATACCGATGATTGCTGCAATTTTGCAAGATTTATCGAACCTGCTCTTAATATAAGCTTGATGGTTAGTAAAGAAGAGCTAACAAGCCCGAATTTAATCCATGAAACTACCAAGCTTTTTCAAAATGTATATAGAAATGCTGCTTCAGATCAGAAAATAAAATCAATTTTTGACAATTTAAAAAATCAAATACAAAAATTGCAGCCGGTTAAGAAAGAAGTAACCGAAATGTTGGCACGTCTTTTTGTTCAGTCGGCTCATCCGATCGTAATAAGATGGCTTCTTCTTAATAAGACGGAAGTATTTCTCACCTATTCGCATAATATCGGCGATATGATGGATATGGTTAGCTGGCAACGAGTGGGCGGTAATAGCGGTATGCAAAGCACTAACGGCAAGGACGTAGCTATTTTTGTTTCATGCGGTGGTAATCCTTTTGCTGAAAACAATAAAGAGCATCAGACTTACGGTAATGGCTGGCCTGCCATTGCTAGGCTTCAGATTATCGCAGCTCAAGAACTTGGGCATTTTGCCGATATAAAAAGAGATGATAAAGGCAGACAAATAACGCGCCATTCGGCTAATTTCTCCTGTACTAAAGCTACCGATAAAGTACGAATTGCTAGAAAAAGTGATATAATAAATTGTCATAATTTGCTGAGTAAGCTCCTTAAAGCAGGTATGAAAAAACAGCTAGATTATGAAACGAAACTTAAATTTTATAATGCAAATAAAGTCGGCGGTTTAAAAGTTTATACTATAAAATTCATGATTTTTATATATAAATTTCGGCTTTTAAATTATAGTCGTAGGAATAATCTAATATTTGTAAGAAAATTTAAAACCGATAAATATATGGCATTAATGATTGATGCTATGTTTAAAGATATGCAAGCTAATTTGTCACCAAACGCTGAAGTGTATAAAAATAAAAACCCTGAAATTCAAGAAGCTGTAGCCTGTATTGAGGCACTCGCTAGAGTACCGCAACAAGTTGTAAAATGGGGATATTTAACTACCAAAGAAACTATGCATGACCTCTATAAAATATATTATAACGAGGTTATACCTTCTTTAATTACTAGCTATAATGCTGTCACCGGTGAAAATTATAAACGTTATTTTAAAAAACCAAAAAGTAGCTTCTTTTCTAAAATCAATATCTTTAGTAACAAAAAGCTAATACTAAAACCGGTTAGGGAATTATGATTATACAGATGTGAAACGCAGAATAGTAGACGAAGATACACTTCAAAAAGAGCAAGGAATTCACAATGAGAGGAACGTAGCGTATACTTAAATACATGAATACTGCAGCTCTTATAGAATGACATAGCACATTTTTGAAGTTTATCATCGAGTATATATTGTTTTTATAAGAATTTAGTATTACATTTAATATAAACATTATATATAAAAATGATATGACAAGCCTATCTATGACTCTACCAAATAATATAGCTAAAGCTAGTAATATTGCTAAAAAGCTAGAATTATCTAGAACGGCATTTATTCGTCAAGCCATTATACATGAACTAAATAATCTTCAGTCTCAATTTGAACAAGATGATATCATAAAAAGCTTTAATGCAATGAAAAAATCTAAAAAATATCTAGAAGAAATGACAGAAATGACAGAAATCACTGAAAACTTAAATTCATAATTACTAGGTCCTGTGGAGGAAAAATGGTGTGGCAAAAAGAAATATTAACACGTGGCGGTATTTATTTGGCTAGGCTTGATCCTGCTAAAATAAATGAAGTTGGGAAAATACGTCCTGTCATAATATTAAAGTCATAAACAATATTAGACTTTATTCCTCCTATAATTTTTATTTGTCCTCTTAGCGGCCAATCACAACCGGAATTTAGTAATCTTCATTAGATTTCTTGTATAACGCAGCTAATAAGGAGGAATTTATAGGAGCCACGGAACGCAGAACCGCAGTGTACACTTGGTACATGAGGATTCGAGTACCCGGTCGACGCACAAATTATCCTTAGAAGTAAGTGATGCACTAATAGAACATTGCAGGTCAATAAGCATAACAAGAATTATCTATCCAAGATTAGCACAGGCTACTGCTTATACAGTAAATCGTATTTTACGTATTATACAACAATGGGTTGGTGCATAAAACTACGGTATCGTACAATTTTTTAATGTCATTTCTGTGAAAGTAGGAATCTAGAAATAACTTCAATATTGATATATACATATTTTAATAAAATAAACAGATACAAAACAAGTTTTTTATCTGTTTTACTAGATTCACACCATTGTTGCATGGATCAATTTTACCTATGTCATCCTGTGGCTTGACCACAGGATCCAGTTAAAAATACTAAAATTATTAGTATTTTTTATTGTTTTTATGTACCCCGTTGTCAAGTCACTAGGTGACACAGTGGGTTTACCGAGCCACACAACAATTGGGGTCAAGCTACCAGATGACACTAATGCTATTAGAACAATATCTTTAACTTTAATGAACCTTGATGGCTAGTATATTTGCTACGTGAATTACAGTTATACGTTGCAAGTAGCTCAATATTCTTATGAGCCGTCAGTAAACTTGCACCTACATTTATAACCGACTTTCTGTGTGCTACTGCTTGTAGTGTGCTCACAGTAACTATCTGCCCAAATAAATCTAGCTTTCACCTTAGGTTGCTTATTGCTAAAGCTATTTACTATGGAAGCATGCAATCCCGGTACTATTTGAGTATCATTTGATAATCTCGTAGGATCAGTTAATTTTATGTCCGCAATACCAGTAGTTAAGTTACCAGATTTACCTGCAACATACATATTATTCACCCCTGTACCGGTTTCGGTATAAGCATTATCTTTATCTGTATTATATCTAATACAGATATTAGGCATTAAATTTATACCGTCCATGATAGAGAATTGATAACCGACATTACCATCAAAACCGTAAGCTTTGCTTGTATATTTACCGATAGCCGTTTTATAGCTATTAGGTCCGACCGGTCTTAAATCCTTCTTGTTGATGTGACTGTTACTTGCTGAAAATATTTCTTGTAATATAAGACAATTAATAAATTGTTGTTGACTGTATAGAGAAATCATATCGCTTTCTGCTGATAATTTATCACCGGTGCTTGAACCTTTAAACTTAAAGTGAAAGTTGAGCTTGGTGTTGCTAAAAAGTCACAGTTCATTCAGCTATATGCAATATCAACGAGGCTATTTTCCCCGATGTAAAGATCACAATTGATAGTACCGCCGGATACCGTGCCTTTATAGCTAGGATTACCTTTATATGCATCTTGATTACTTGAAACGAAACTACCGGGCAACCCATAATCCTTTTTTAGTCATTATATGGTTTTCTTCATAACCTGCTGCAACGGATATCATAGTACCGCTTGATAAGTGATTCTTAATATTAGCAGTTGCTGCTTCAGCCGTAACATTTGCTACACTAACCGATCTTGTTCCTTGCGCAGTTAAATGCTCTACTACTTTTTTTGCATTATCATGTACAACTTGAGCTCAGTTTACTACAAATAATAAAAATTGCTCTTGCTTTATTTTC contains:
- a CDS encoding DUF2748 family protein → MTSIYHILDRVPAIYKQDIEIEYENLAMQLIKSGKLRIDTDDCCNFARFIEPALNISLMVSKEELTSPNLIHETTKLFQNVYRNAASDQKIKSIFDNLKNQIQKLQPVKKEVTEMLARLFVQSAHPIVIRWLLLNKTEVFLTYSHNIGDMMDMVSWQRVGGNSGMQSTNGKDVAIFVSCGGNPFAENNKEHQTYGNGWPAIARLQIIAAQELGHFADIKRDDKGRQITRHSANFSCTKATDKVRIARKSDIINCHNLLSKLLKAGMKKQLDYETKLKFYNANKVGGLKVYTIKFMIFIYKFRLLNYSRRNNLIFVRKFKTDKYMALMIDAMFKDMQANLSPNAEVYKNKNPEIQEAVACIEALARVPQQVVKWGYLTTKETMHDLYKIYYNEVIPSLITSYNAVTGENYKRYFKKPKSSFFSKINIFSNKKLILKPVREL